In Streptomyces sp. DG2A-72, one genomic interval encodes:
- the tsaE gene encoding tRNA (adenosine(37)-N6)-threonylcarbamoyltransferase complex ATPase subunit type 1 TsaE codes for MEAVPHNPAEPSVQNLTITSPDQMRELGRRLAKLLRAGDLVMLSGELGAGKTTLTRGLGEGLGVRGAVTSPTFVIARVHPSLGDGPPLVHVDAYRLGGGLDEMEDLDLDVSLPESVIVVEWGEGKVEELTDERLQVDIHRAVGDTADEVRRVTLTGLGERWANADLSVLSA; via the coding sequence ATGGAAGCAGTACCGCACAACCCGGCTGAGCCGAGCGTCCAGAACCTCACCATCACCTCCCCCGACCAGATGCGGGAACTCGGCCGCCGCCTCGCCAAGCTGCTGCGCGCCGGTGATCTCGTGATGCTCAGCGGGGAGCTCGGCGCGGGCAAGACGACGCTGACCCGGGGGCTGGGTGAGGGGCTCGGGGTCCGTGGCGCGGTCACCTCGCCGACGTTTGTGATCGCCCGGGTGCATCCGTCGCTGGGGGACGGGCCGCCGCTGGTCCACGTCGACGCGTACCGCCTCGGTGGCGGCCTCGACGAGATGGAGGACCTCGACCTCGATGTCTCGCTGCCCGAGTCGGTGATCGTCGTGGAGTGGGGCGAGGGCAAGGTCGAGGAGCTGACCGACGAACGGCTCCAGGTCGACATCCACCGGGCCGTCGGCGACACGGCCGACGAGGTACGGCGTGTGACGCTGACCGGGCTGGGGGAGCGCTGGGCGAACGCGGACCTCAGTGTGCTGTCGGCGTGA